One window of Hylemonella gracilis genomic DNA carries:
- a CDS encoding efflux RND transporter periplasmic adaptor subunit — protein MRPTSILFRRVALLGTVALFALTTAMPNRAQAPRAAGADGAAVPAFVIVRAANQPRWVDLEAMVEAVRETTLSAQVQGAIVDLRVKAGDRVRAGQVLLRIDAQAAQVERDVATREYERQRSLFDQQYISQGALDRAQAQARASQVQTDFYLLTAPYAGVVREVPVSLGDMAMPGRPLLTVYDPTALRVTAAVPQTLFAGLAAGTMPLVRYELEGYPVRVTRDAQLLPTVDPLTQTTRLRFDLPKEVRDLAHVAPGTYVRVWLSVPQSEVGAGAGRIFVPATALVRRGEMTGVYVLDVASQPRLRQVRTGPVDGDRVEILSGVGEGDRVVIDAQRATRLP, from the coding sequence ATGCGACCCACTTCCATCCTGTTCCGCCGTGTCGCCCTGCTTGGCACCGTTGCACTCTTCGCGCTGACCACGGCCATGCCGAATCGTGCGCAGGCGCCGCGTGCCGCGGGCGCGGATGGCGCGGCCGTGCCCGCTTTTGTCATCGTCCGCGCCGCGAACCAGCCGCGCTGGGTCGACTTGGAGGCCATGGTCGAGGCCGTCCGCGAGACCACCCTGTCTGCCCAGGTGCAAGGCGCGATCGTCGATCTGCGCGTGAAGGCGGGCGACCGGGTGCGGGCGGGTCAGGTGCTGCTGCGCATCGACGCACAAGCGGCCCAGGTCGAGCGCGATGTGGCGACGCGCGAGTACGAACGTCAGCGCAGCTTGTTCGATCAGCAGTACATCAGTCAGGGCGCGCTGGATCGGGCCCAGGCCCAGGCCCGTGCCAGCCAGGTGCAGACCGATTTCTATCTGCTGACCGCGCCCTATGCCGGCGTGGTGCGCGAAGTGCCCGTGTCGCTGGGTGACATGGCCATGCCAGGCCGTCCCTTGCTGACGGTGTACGACCCGACCGCCCTGCGCGTCACCGCCGCTGTGCCGCAGACGCTGTTCGCGGGTCTGGCGGCGGGCACGATGCCGCTGGTGCGATACGAGTTGGAGGGGTACCCGGTGCGAGTGACCCGTGATGCGCAGCTGTTGCCCACGGTCGATCCGCTCACGCAAACCACCCGTCTGCGTTTCGACCTGCCCAAGGAGGTTCGCGATTTGGCGCATGTCGCACCGGGCACGTATGTGCGCGTCTGGCTCTCCGTACCGCAGAGCGAAGTGGGCGCCGGAGCGGGCCGGATTTTCGTGCCCGCCACCGCCCTGGTGCGTCGCGGCGAGATGACCGGTGTCTATGTCTTGGATGTCGCGTCTCAGCCGCGCCTGCGCCAGGTGCGCACGGGACCGGTGGACGGCGATCGCGTTGAAATCCTCAGCGGTGTGGGCGAGGGCGATCGGGTCGTGATCGACGCGCAGCGGGCCACGCGCCTGCCTTGA
- a CDS encoding efflux RND transporter permease subunit produces MSHPSSDSRTGAPRLGVSGRVAALFQSAQITPLLALLALLLGVFAIGVTPREEEPQIDVTMANVIVPFPGASVRDVEQVIATPGEQVLSRMAGVEHVMSVSRPGAAVLTVQFKVGVAQEEALVRLHDTLRDHADWLPANLGALTPIVRPKGIDDVPIISLTLFDRRPEVSAFDLERVAHAMEVELKRVPGTKDVRTLGGPGRAVRVQLDPARMATAGVSVADVRGVLLSANAGAAVGELITANRSVALEAGPWLGRAEDVGALVVAARGTATDRRPVYLRDIAAVSDGPPPPQSYVWHGIPTEQEGPSGGEYPAVTVTLTKKPGENAIDVASAAIARVESLKNTVIPSDVQVAVTRNYGATANDKAVKLIQKLLFATASVVALVFFALGRREAAIVGSAVLLTLTVTLFASWAWGFTLNRVSLFALIFSIGILVDDAIVVVENIHRHQALHPHKTLVELIPGAVDEVGGPTILATLTVIAALLPMAFVSGLMGPYMSPIPINASMGMLLSLAIAFVVTPWLARLWMKPASSHGPAGHATPHGLGARLDPFFRKLFAPLLDARRGAAKRRQMALGILALILLSVLLPVLGWVQLKMLPFDNKSEIQIVVDMPAGTPLEHTAATLRELGAHLATVPEVSDYQAYAGTASPINFNGLVRQYDLRTGGEVGDLQVNLVDKTHRHAQSHAIAMRLRPALQEIGARHGANVKVVEVPPGPPVLAPIVAEIYGPEAEGRQAVARQVREILKATPGVVDVDESAIASAPRQLLLVDRAKAALAGVAQTDIVAALRAGLAGEAVTWLHDGSKYPTPVVLQLPAERHGDLDALLQLPVRGAGAATGAHLVPIRELTRVVDARREQPIYHKDLLPVNYVVADMAGKLDSPIYGMFAARADILRISPPGGGVLNEHFVAQPDDTLRGYAIKWDGEWQITYETFRDMGLAYAVGLILIYLLVVAQFGSYLTPLIIMAPIPLTVIGVMPGHALLGAQFTATSMIGMIALAGIIVRNSILLVDYIHLRLAEGVDFAEAVVQSAATRAQPILLTGMAAMAGAFFILDDPIFNGLAIALIFGILVSTVLTLVVIPTLYYAAYRKTHEPSGSTAADVAAP; encoded by the coding sequence ATGTCGCATCCTTCTTCTGACTCCCGCACCGGCGCCCCTCGTCTCGGCGTCTCGGGCCGCGTCGCCGCTTTGTTCCAGTCGGCTCAGATCACACCCTTGCTGGCCTTGCTGGCCCTGCTGCTCGGTGTCTTTGCCATCGGTGTCACGCCGCGCGAGGAGGAGCCGCAGATCGACGTGACCATGGCCAATGTGATCGTGCCATTCCCGGGCGCTTCCGTGCGGGATGTGGAGCAGGTCATCGCGACGCCGGGTGAGCAGGTGCTGTCCCGCATGGCGGGTGTGGAGCATGTGATGTCGGTGTCGCGCCCGGGCGCGGCGGTCTTGACGGTGCAGTTCAAGGTGGGGGTTGCGCAGGAGGAGGCACTGGTGCGCCTGCACGACACGCTGCGTGACCACGCCGACTGGCTGCCCGCCAATCTGGGGGCGCTGACGCCCATCGTCCGACCCAAGGGCATCGACGACGTGCCCATCATCAGCCTGACCCTGTTCGACCGGCGGCCGGAAGTCAGCGCCTTCGATCTGGAGCGCGTGGCCCACGCCATGGAGGTCGAACTCAAGCGCGTGCCGGGCACCAAGGACGTTCGTACCCTCGGAGGGCCGGGCCGTGCGGTGCGGGTGCAGCTTGATCCGGCGCGCATGGCTACCGCGGGCGTGAGCGTGGCGGACGTGCGTGGCGTGCTTCTTTCCGCCAACGCGGGCGCGGCGGTGGGTGAATTGATCACCGCCAATCGGTCCGTCGCGCTCGAAGCCGGCCCCTGGCTGGGGCGCGCCGAGGACGTGGGTGCCTTGGTGGTCGCTGCCCGCGGCACCGCCACGGACAGGCGCCCGGTCTACCTGCGCGACATTGCTGCCGTCAGCGATGGTCCGCCGCCCCCGCAGTCCTATGTCTGGCACGGCATCCCGACCGAGCAGGAGGGCCCCTCGGGAGGTGAATACCCGGCCGTCACCGTGACGCTGACCAAGAAGCCCGGTGAGAACGCCATCGATGTGGCCAGTGCCGCCATCGCACGCGTCGAGTCGCTCAAGAACACCGTGATTCCCTCGGACGTTCAGGTGGCCGTGACCCGCAACTATGGCGCGACGGCCAATGACAAGGCCGTGAAGCTGATCCAGAAGCTGCTGTTTGCCACGGCCTCGGTGGTGGCGCTGGTGTTCTTCGCCCTGGGGCGGCGCGAAGCCGCCATCGTGGGTTCGGCCGTGCTGCTGACCTTGACCGTGACGCTGTTCGCGTCGTGGGCCTGGGGCTTCACGCTCAACCGGGTATCGCTGTTCGCGCTGATTTTTTCCATCGGCATCCTGGTGGACGATGCGATCGTCGTGGTGGAGAACATCCATCGCCACCAAGCCCTGCACCCTCACAAGACCTTGGTCGAACTGATTCCCGGCGCGGTCGATGAAGTCGGCGGTCCGACCATCCTGGCGACGCTGACCGTCATCGCGGCCTTGCTGCCCATGGCCTTCGTGAGCGGTCTGATGGGGCCCTACATGAGCCCCATCCCCATCAATGCCAGCATGGGCATGCTGCTCTCGCTGGCCATCGCCTTCGTCGTCACGCCGTGGCTGGCGCGCCTGTGGATGAAACCGGCGTCCAGTCACGGGCCCGCGGGACACGCCACCCCTCATGGCCTGGGCGCGCGCCTGGACCCCTTCTTCCGCAAGCTGTTCGCACCGCTGCTGGATGCGCGGCGCGGTGCGGCCAAGCGGCGGCAGATGGCGCTGGGCATCCTGGCCTTGATTCTGCTTTCGGTCTTGCTGCCCGTGCTCGGCTGGGTGCAGCTCAAGATGCTGCCCTTCGACAACAAGTCTGAGATTCAGATCGTGGTGGACATGCCGGCGGGAACGCCGCTGGAACACACCGCTGCCACCTTGCGTGAGCTGGGTGCCCATCTGGCCACGGTGCCCGAGGTCAGCGACTACCAGGCCTACGCAGGCACGGCCTCGCCCATCAACTTCAATGGCCTGGTGCGTCAATACGACCTGCGCACCGGCGGTGAGGTGGGGGACTTGCAGGTCAACCTCGTCGACAAGACCCATCGCCATGCCCAGAGCCACGCCATCGCCATGCGTCTGCGGCCAGCCCTGCAAGAAATCGGTGCGCGCCATGGCGCCAACGTCAAGGTGGTCGAAGTGCCGCCCGGTCCCCCGGTGCTGGCGCCCATCGTGGCGGAAATCTACGGGCCCGAGGCCGAGGGGCGCCAGGCGGTGGCTCGCCAAGTGCGTGAGATTCTGAAAGCCACGCCGGGCGTGGTGGACGTGGACGAGAGCGCCATCGCGTCGGCGCCGCGCCAGTTGCTGCTGGTGGACCGTGCCAAGGCGGCCCTCGCCGGTGTCGCGCAGACCGACATCGTCGCCGCGCTGCGTGCCGGTCTGGCGGGTGAAGCGGTCACCTGGCTGCATGACGGCAGCAAGTACCCGACGCCGGTGGTGCTGCAATTGCCCGCCGAACGCCATGGTGACCTGGACGCCTTGTTGCAGTTGCCGGTGCGCGGTGCGGGAGCGGCGACCGGGGCGCACCTGGTGCCGATCCGCGAGTTGACCCGCGTGGTGGACGCACGGCGTGAGCAGCCGATCTACCACAAGGATCTGCTACCGGTGAACTACGTCGTCGCCGACATGGCGGGCAAGCTGGACAGTCCGATCTACGGCATGTTCGCCGCGCGCGCGGACATCCTGCGCATCAGTCCACCGGGCGGTGGCGTGCTGAACGAGCATTTCGTGGCCCAGCCGGATGACACGCTGCGCGGCTATGCGATCAAATGGGACGGCGAATGGCAGATCACCTACGAGACCTTCCGCGACATGGGTCTGGCGTATGCCGTGGGCCTGATCCTGATCTACTTGCTGGTCGTGGCGCAGTTTGGCTCCTACCTCACGCCGCTGATCATCATGGCGCCCATCCCGCTCACGGTCATCGGCGTCATGCCAGGCCATGCACTGCTGGGCGCGCAGTTCACCGCCACCAGCATGATCGGCATGATCGCGCTGGCCGGCATCATCGTGCGCAATTCCATCCTGCTGGTGGACTACATCCACCTGCGCTTGGCCGAGGGCGTGGACTTCG
- a CDS encoding ArsR/SmtB family transcription factor has translation MESMPLAALQEIAAYFQALSEPTRLMILNQLRVGEANVSELAQVCSCSVANVSRHLSLLSKHGLVERDSRGANAYYRIADPSVNALCDLVCGNIARHLERGETRRNAFMRPGG, from the coding sequence ATGGAATCCATGCCGCTGGCAGCACTTCAGGAGATCGCGGCCTACTTTCAGGCCTTGTCCGAACCCACGCGATTGATGATCCTGAATCAGCTGCGCGTGGGCGAAGCCAACGTCAGCGAACTGGCACAGGTTTGCAGTTGCAGCGTGGCCAATGTCTCTCGGCATCTGAGCCTGCTGTCCAAGCACGGCCTGGTGGAGCGCGACAGTCGGGGTGCCAACGCCTACTACCGGATCGCCGATCCCTCGGTCAACGCCTTGTGTGACTTGGTTTGCGGCAACATCGCACGCCATCTGGAACGGGGCGAGACACGGCGCAATGCCTTCATGCGTCCCGGCGGTTGA